Proteins co-encoded in one Erinaceus europaeus chromosome 2, mEriEur2.1, whole genome shotgun sequence genomic window:
- the DKKL1 gene encoding dickkopf-like protein 1 isoform X1, protein MWLPLPLLLLLPWAAVRPVGAIPLREAELEGSPGFLGLQSLFQTFTRLFLKTLPITGRLGNIITSFFGRHTERASLGGQGRRGADFPTSASQDDLLRGIGSFFSTPMDFRSLPKNYHQEEDQERRLGNRTVSSHLQIDKVTDNKTGEVLISQKVVASLEPAEGKGEVAWKVPRIEEREVLVPEPKDEDTSRRELRPRVAFWIMKLPRRRARPEAQEGGSWLSDRRHRLQAIRDGLREGTREDLEEGAQGSPRARLPVRKARFLYIFRPSQQL, encoded by the exons ATGTGGCTCCCGCTGCCCCTGCTCCTGCTGCTGCCCTGGGCTGCCGTGCGCCCCGTCGGGGCGATCCCGCTCCGCGAAGCCGAGCTGGAGGGCTCCCCGGGTTTCCTCGGCCTCCAAAGCCTGTTCCAGACCTTCACTCGGCTTTTCCTGAAA ACCCTTCCAATCACCGGTAGACTTGGCAATATCATCACCAGCTTTTTCGGGAGACACACCGAACGGGCCAGTCTTGGGGGCCAGGGCAGACGTGGCGCCGACTTCCCCACCAGTGCATCGCAG GATGATCTGCTCCGAGGCATAGGCAGCTTCTTCTCAACCCCCATGGACTTCCGGAGCCTCCCAAAGAACTACCACCAGGAAGAGGACCAGGAGCGCAGGCTGGGGAACAGGACCGTGTCCAGCCACCTCCAGATAGACAAG GTGACTGACAACAAGACAGGAGAGGTACTCATCTCTCAGAAGGTGGTGGCGTCCCTGGAGCCGGCCGAGGGGAAAGGGGAAGTTGCCTGGAAG GTACCCAGGATAGAAGAGAGGGAGGTGCTGGTCCCGGAGCCCAAGGACGAGGACACGTCCCGGCGGGAGCTGCGCCCAAGGGTGGCCTTCTGGATCATGAAGCTGCCGCGGCGGAGGGCCCGGCCCGAGGCCCAGGAGGGCGGCTCGTGGCTGAGTGACAGGCGGCACCGGCTGCAGGCCATCCGGGACGGGCTCCGCGAGGGCACCCGCGAGGACCTGGAGGAGGGCGCCCAGGGCTCCCCGCGGGCCAGGCTGCCTGTGCGCAAGGCCCGCTTCCTCTACATCTTCAGGCCCTCCCAGCAGCTGTAG
- the DKKL1 gene encoding dickkopf-like protein 1 isoform X2: protein MWLPLPLLLLLPWAAVRPVGAIPLREAELEGSPGFLGLQSLFQTFTRLFLKDDLLRGIGSFFSTPMDFRSLPKNYHQEEDQERRLGNRTVSSHLQIDKVTDNKTGEVLISQKVVASLEPAEGKGEVAWKVPRIEEREVLVPEPKDEDTSRRELRPRVAFWIMKLPRRRARPEAQEGGSWLSDRRHRLQAIRDGLREGTREDLEEGAQGSPRARLPVRKARFLYIFRPSQQL from the exons ATGTGGCTCCCGCTGCCCCTGCTCCTGCTGCTGCCCTGGGCTGCCGTGCGCCCCGTCGGGGCGATCCCGCTCCGCGAAGCCGAGCTGGAGGGCTCCCCGGGTTTCCTCGGCCTCCAAAGCCTGTTCCAGACCTTCACTCGGCTTTTCCTGAAA GATGATCTGCTCCGAGGCATAGGCAGCTTCTTCTCAACCCCCATGGACTTCCGGAGCCTCCCAAAGAACTACCACCAGGAAGAGGACCAGGAGCGCAGGCTGGGGAACAGGACCGTGTCCAGCCACCTCCAGATAGACAAG GTGACTGACAACAAGACAGGAGAGGTACTCATCTCTCAGAAGGTGGTGGCGTCCCTGGAGCCGGCCGAGGGGAAAGGGGAAGTTGCCTGGAAG GTACCCAGGATAGAAGAGAGGGAGGTGCTGGTCCCGGAGCCCAAGGACGAGGACACGTCCCGGCGGGAGCTGCGCCCAAGGGTGGCCTTCTGGATCATGAAGCTGCCGCGGCGGAGGGCCCGGCCCGAGGCCCAGGAGGGCGGCTCGTGGCTGAGTGACAGGCGGCACCGGCTGCAGGCCATCCGGGACGGGCTCCGCGAGGGCACCCGCGAGGACCTGGAGGAGGGCGCCCAGGGCTCCCCGCGGGCCAGGCTGCCTGTGCGCAAGGCCCGCTTCCTCTACATCTTCAGGCCCTCCCAGCAGCTGTAG